From Roseisolibacter agri, a single genomic window includes:
- a CDS encoding YicC/YloC family endoribonuclease — MTGFGTADGRVGAARVTVEVRTVNHRFFSPSLKLPAPLARWESEVREALRQRVARGHVTLMARHERDAQEARGGLAIDEARFAGYVAQLRALAERHGIADTLDVATVLRLPDVITTDATPEPEGTAEELLAIVDRAGAALTAMREDEGRRLAVVLLERIAIVEAALARIAARAPERLTEQRDRLRTAVQELVENVKVDDQRLAQEIAILADRLDVNEELDRFRSHITAFRAALSDAGADQVGKRLGFLLQEMLREANTTGSKANDAAMLHDVVLVKEELERIREQVENVE, encoded by the coding sequence ATGACTGGGTTCGGGACCGCCGACGGGCGCGTGGGAGCCGCGCGCGTCACCGTGGAGGTCCGCACCGTCAACCACCGCTTCTTCAGCCCGAGCCTCAAGCTCCCGGCGCCGCTGGCGCGCTGGGAGTCGGAGGTGCGCGAGGCGCTGCGCCAGCGCGTCGCCCGCGGGCACGTGACGCTGATGGCGCGGCACGAGCGCGACGCCCAGGAGGCGCGCGGCGGGCTCGCGATCGACGAGGCGCGCTTCGCCGGCTACGTCGCGCAGCTGCGCGCGCTCGCCGAGCGGCACGGGATCGCCGACACGCTCGACGTGGCGACGGTGCTCCGGCTCCCCGACGTCATCACGACCGACGCGACGCCCGAGCCCGAGGGCACGGCCGAGGAGCTGCTCGCGATCGTCGATCGCGCGGGCGCGGCGCTGACCGCGATGCGCGAGGACGAGGGGCGGCGGCTCGCGGTCGTGCTGCTGGAGCGCATCGCGATCGTCGAGGCGGCGTTGGCCCGCATCGCGGCCCGCGCGCCCGAGCGGCTGACCGAGCAGCGCGACCGGCTGCGCACGGCCGTGCAGGAGCTGGTGGAGAACGTGAAGGTCGACGATCAGCGGCTGGCGCAGGAGATCGCGATCCTCGCCGACCGGCTGGACGTGAACGAGGAGCTGGACCGCTTCCGGTCTCACATCACGGCGTTCCGCGCCGCGCTGTCGGACGCCGGCGCGGACCAGGTGGGCAAGCGCCTCGGCTTCCTGCTGCAGGAGATGCTGCGCGAGGCCAACACGACGGGGAGCAAGGCGAACGACGCGGCCATGCTGCACGACGTGGTGCTGGTGAAGGAAGAGCTGGAGCGCATCCGCGAGCAGGTCGAGAACGTCGAGTGA
- the icd gene encoding isocitrate dehydrogenase (NADP(+)), with product MATYRFAQVPADGAPIEYSNGVLSVPARPIVPFIEGDGTGPDIWRASVRVMDAAVAKAYGGERKIAWMEVYAGEKAVATTGEWLPEETIEALREFRVSIKGPLSTPVGGGIRSLNVALRQILDLYACIRPVRYFEGVGAPVKEPQKLDIVIFRENTEDVYSGIEFKAGSPEVDQLRGILKDQFGKDVREGSGIGIKPISAFGSKRLVKMAIEYAQKTRRDKVTLVHKGNIMKFTEGAFRDWGYEVARDEFGGQVIDKGPWQSIADGGITVTDVIADAMFQQLLLRPDEYSVIATPNLNGDYLSDAAAAQVGGLGIAPGGNVGDGLAVFEATHGTAPKYAGLDKVNPGSVILSGVMMLEYMGWDEAAKLIVSGMEKAIGKKTVTYDLARQMPGATEVSCSGFGDAIIAAMQA from the coding sequence ATGGCGACCTATCGCTTCGCCCAAGTGCCCGCCGACGGCGCGCCCATCGAGTACTCGAACGGCGTCCTCTCCGTCCCGGCCCGCCCGATCGTCCCCTTCATTGAAGGCGACGGCACCGGCCCCGACATCTGGCGCGCGTCGGTCCGCGTGATGGACGCGGCCGTCGCCAAGGCCTACGGCGGCGAGCGCAAGATCGCCTGGATGGAGGTCTACGCCGGCGAGAAGGCCGTGGCGACGACCGGCGAGTGGCTGCCCGAGGAGACCATCGAGGCGCTGCGCGAGTTCCGCGTCTCCATCAAGGGCCCGCTCAGCACCCCCGTCGGCGGCGGCATCCGCTCGCTCAACGTGGCGCTCCGCCAGATCCTCGACCTGTACGCCTGCATCCGCCCGGTGCGCTACTTCGAGGGCGTGGGCGCACCGGTGAAGGAGCCGCAGAAGCTCGACATCGTCATCTTCCGCGAGAACACCGAGGACGTCTACTCGGGTATCGAGTTCAAGGCCGGCTCGCCCGAGGTCGACCAGCTGCGCGGGATCCTGAAGGACCAGTTCGGGAAGGACGTGCGCGAGGGCTCGGGGATCGGCATCAAGCCCATCTCCGCGTTCGGCTCCAAGCGCCTCGTGAAGATGGCGATCGAGTACGCCCAGAAGACCCGGCGCGACAAGGTCACGCTGGTGCACAAGGGCAACATCATGAAGTTCACCGAGGGCGCGTTCCGCGACTGGGGCTACGAGGTCGCGCGCGACGAGTTCGGCGGCCAGGTGATCGACAAGGGCCCGTGGCAGTCGATCGCCGACGGCGGGATCACGGTGACCGACGTGATCGCCGACGCCATGTTCCAGCAGCTGCTGCTGCGCCCCGACGAGTACTCGGTGATCGCGACGCCCAACCTGAACGGCGACTACCTGTCGGACGCCGCGGCGGCGCAGGTCGGCGGCCTCGGGATCGCGCCGGGCGGCAACGTCGGCGACGGCCTCGCCGTGTTCGAGGCCACCCACGGCACGGCGCCCAAGTACGCGGGCCTCGACAAGGTGAACCCGGGCTCCGTGATCCTCTCGGGCGTCATGATGCTCGAGTACATGGGCTGGGACGAGGCCGCGAAGCTGATCGTGAGCGGCATGGAGAAGGCGATCGGCAAGAAGACGGTCACGTACGACCTCGCGCGCCAGATGCCGGGCGCCACCGAGGTCTCCTGCTCGGGCTTCGGCGACGCGATCATCGCGGCGATGCAGGCCTGA
- a CDS encoding leucyl aminopeptidase — translation MPLQFALSSDAPDALSTPLLAIALAADEALPAALADLDARLNGTLGRALSRRDFRGGRDETLHLAGGEQGVERVLLVGMGKATDRNVALRRAGAVAARAATKLGTGALAFYAADLDARGVEEAAVGMGLGAWSYDDLKAKPPEKDRRAQVSTVTVVADAAHQSGLAAAEAVTAGYATARRLAMMPGNVCTPDTFAQVGQEIADAHGMALTVLGRAELEAEGMGSFLSVAQGTPQDPKLVALEYRKGGDAKPIVLVGKGLCFDTGGINIKPGDGMWNMKFDMCGAAGVLGAMEAIARLGLAVNVVGVIGSTTNMPSGTAMKPGDVVRAMSGKTIENHNTDAEGRLVLCDLLHWVKKYEPAAVIDAATLTGAIVIALGNSTVGVFGSDDALTQEVLAAGRRASERGWELPMFDDYKEQLKSDVADLKNVGGRAAGSITAAWFLREFVEDAYPWVHLDVAGTAYSETDLGWLPKGPTGTPTGTFIEFVRGRAS, via the coding sequence ATGCCACTCCAGTTCGCGCTCTCCTCCGACGCGCCCGACGCGCTGTCGACGCCGCTCCTGGCCATCGCGCTCGCCGCCGACGAGGCGCTGCCCGCCGCGCTCGCGGACCTCGACGCGCGCCTGAACGGCACCCTCGGCCGCGCGCTGTCGCGCCGTGACTTCCGCGGCGGCCGCGACGAGACGCTGCACCTCGCGGGCGGCGAGCAGGGCGTCGAGCGCGTGCTCCTCGTCGGCATGGGGAAGGCGACCGACCGCAACGTCGCGCTGCGCCGCGCCGGCGCCGTCGCCGCGCGCGCCGCGACGAAGCTCGGCACCGGCGCGCTGGCGTTCTACGCGGCCGATCTCGACGCGCGCGGCGTCGAGGAGGCGGCCGTCGGCATGGGCCTGGGCGCCTGGAGCTACGACGACCTGAAGGCGAAGCCGCCCGAGAAGGATCGGCGCGCGCAGGTCTCGACGGTCACCGTCGTGGCCGACGCGGCCCACCAGTCGGGGCTCGCGGCGGCGGAGGCGGTGACCGCGGGCTACGCGACGGCGCGCCGCCTCGCGATGATGCCCGGCAACGTCTGCACACCCGACACGTTCGCGCAGGTCGGCCAGGAGATCGCCGACGCGCACGGCATGGCGCTGACGGTGCTCGGCCGCGCGGAGCTGGAGGCCGAGGGGATGGGGTCGTTCCTCTCGGTCGCGCAGGGGACGCCGCAGGATCCCAAGCTCGTCGCGCTGGAGTACCGGAAGGGCGGCGACGCGAAGCCGATCGTGCTGGTGGGGAAGGGCCTGTGCTTCGACACGGGCGGCATCAACATCAAGCCCGGCGACGGCATGTGGAACATGAAGTTCGACATGTGCGGCGCGGCGGGCGTGCTGGGCGCGATGGAGGCGATCGCGCGGCTCGGCCTCGCGGTGAACGTCGTCGGCGTCATCGGCTCCACCACCAACATGCCGTCTGGCACCGCGATGAAGCCGGGCGACGTCGTGCGCGCGATGTCTGGCAAGACGATCGAGAACCACAACACCGACGCCGAGGGGCGCCTGGTGCTGTGCGACCTGCTGCACTGGGTGAAGAAGTACGAGCCCGCGGCCGTCATCGACGCCGCGACGCTCACGGGCGCGATCGTCATCGCGCTCGGCAACTCGACGGTGGGCGTGTTCGGCAGCGACGACGCGCTGACGCAGGAGGTGCTGGCCGCGGGCCGGCGCGCCTCGGAGCGCGGCTGGGAGCTGCCGATGTTCGACGACTACAAGGAGCAGCTCAAGAGCGACGTCGCGGACCTCAAGAACGTCGGCGGCCGCGCGGCGGGCTCCATCACCGCTGCCTGGTTCCTGCGCGAGTTCGTCGAGGACGCGTACCCCTGGGTGCACCTCGACGTCGCCGGCACCGCGTACTCCGAGACGGACCTCGGCTGGCTGCCGAAGGGCCCGACCGGCACGCCCACCGGCACGTTCATCGAGTTCGTGCGGGGGAGGGCGAGCTGA